The genomic segment ACCAGGCCGATAAGTATGACGCCGGCTGACGCATTAACAATCAGTTCGCGTGGTGTTGCACTGCCTAAGGCCTCCAATGACATACCATACTCAGCCGATGAGAAGGCGATATGGCGGATATCAATCGGTAAGCCAATTATTTCGCCAAGGGTTGCTGTGGACCCCAGACAGAAGCCCAGGACAACGTTACCAGCCAGGATACCAAGGTTTCGATCCCAGAACGCTCCTATTTTTTTTGCCCGGACATCTCCCATCAGGCGTAGCAGAAAGGGATGGCTTGCAATACGCTGTGGATAGCGCTTGTACAGGTTGCGGTTGTCAACCCAGCCGGCAACCAGACCTGACACAAACAGAAATATACCAGCGATGGCAGCGTAGATCAGCGCCCCACTCGACAACGGACTGATGCCGTGCAGTATTTTGGTAGAGGTTGCATCATCAAGCACGTGTGTGCCTGTGAGCTTGAAATATGCGATCGAAAGCAGGAACGCGAGTGGCAAAGCCATCATCAGGTTGCCAACAAACGAAATAAACTGGCTACGAGACACCTGCACAATGAGGTTTTCGAGTCGTTCGAGATGCAGTCCCTCTTCATCTCGCTCCAGCGAACGGGCCAGCGTATTTGCGGTCATCGCCGGCTGCTTGGTAGCCAGTGCTGATCCTGTCAGGTAGATTACTACAAAACAGACAGAGTAGTTTACACCGAACAGGAAAGCCTCAACGCCCAGCGGCAACGCGGGTTGTTTTAAGAGCAGCTTGAGTAGCGCAAATATGGCAACAATAAACCCGCCTCCCAGGCTTGCCGCAAAAAACTTCCAGTAGTCTTTGCGCCCGGTTGTGATATACTTGCTCCCCTTTTTTGCCGCGTGTTCTACAACCTGAAAGGCAAGCAAGTCGCCACTTTTCTTAATGTGTGGCCGGATATGGTCCCGCCGGCTCTCTGCTTCAACCAGCGTTTTAAACAACAGCACCAGTTCAGACCTGAATGCGTCTTTGTCTGCTGCCGTCAACTTCAACAGGTTTTCCAACCGGTTAAGCAATTGCAACAGGCGAAAAGACAGGTTGGTAAGGCGCAAACTGGTCCCATAGAGCCTCTTTTCTTCCCGGAGTTTCTCAACCTGCACCCTACACATCTGTGTTGTGCTAAGGGCGACACTAAGGCAGTGTTGCATCTGCTCGTCCTCGTTCTCACGCCTGACCGCTTTGATAAAACACAGGACGTGATCTGAGAGCATCAAGAATGGCGAGTTGGCGTCGTCCAGGTGGGTGAGGCGGTGCGTAATTTCTGGCTGGAGCCCGAGGCTCGCTATGTGATGACTCAGAATTCTGATACTGGCAGCCCATTCATCAGACACAGCCGGCCGGCCATCTTCCCCAATACCAATAGCAACCATTAGCCGAATCCAAAGCGAATCAGGAATGGCTTCTACCCACAAATGGTCATCATGTCGATCAAACAACTGATGGAGGCTGGCGCGCAAGTCTTCCCCATCCACAGGATCAGGCAACACGCGGCGCTCAATACGGCCCAGCAACTCGCTAAAAAAACCTTTGTTACCGGGAATGCCTGACTCAGTAAGGAGCAGCGTAACATCAGCATTACGGACAACCTCACAGACGGCTTCGCCTACTTTTGCTGCACTGGCTACATCATTTTCAAGCGTTGCACACAGGTGCTCCATGGCCAAGCTACGCAATCTCGGTTCTACTTGATGAAAACCATCAACCAGAAAACCAAGTTGCGTAATGGCAGCGGTATCGGGGACTGCAAACGCTTTATCAATTGCTTCGGGCCAGTTGGGCTTGCTCGTTGTAACAGTACTAAGCATAAATATGCAATCCTTTCAAAAGGATGGGTTGCCAGGTACAGGCATGGTGTAGGCTTCTCTCGAAGCAGCCAACAATATTATGGATGCAACCTGGTTTTAAGGAAGCACCAGGCTGGTGGAAAGGCCTGCTAACCGTCAACATAGCAGATGGGTTGCATTGACAGCGCGTTAATCGATACCGAGATTAAATCGGTCTCGCAGATCCTGGATATGGAGTCCCACGCTATTGCGCACTTCGTACGTTCGTTCGTAAAGATCAGCGTAGGCCGCCGGCGTGAAGTAGCGCCGGCCCTTCATCTCGCGCAGCAGATCCAGCGCTGTGTTGGCAGCCTTGATCCCGCGTTTCAAACATGCAATATTACCGCCCAACACTTCCAGGTCGTACCCCATGCCATGCCCTTTCGCAATGTTTGCAGTAACCTGCATGATGCTCGAGCAGAACTGGACAAGCACACTGTCCTTCGTTTCTCCGGGCAAGCCATCAGACCAGGAGAGCACATAGGTGGTCAGATCATACGCAAGCTGGTATACCGGGATCTGTTGCAATGACTCAAACGCCTCCCTGTCTTCCTCCATAATGAGGTCTTCTGTTGGCAAATCAAACGGGATGGGTGAATGTTCTTCCTGCTCTTCATTGTCTGCCTGGAATTGGCCAGCTTCAAATTCCTCAAACGGCAAACCGTGCTGGATAAGATATGCTTTAAAGGCGTCTCGCCAGGCCTGGTTGTCCTGGTCATTCTCGGTTTTAGGCAGTGGGTGATCAGACAAAAACCGGTTCAAGAGCTTCATGTACCGCTCGATGCGGTCATCGTCTTTCCGAAGGAAGGCTTCCCACTCGTTTTCGTCCCAAATTTCATCGCCGAACATGGTCCAACAATAGTCTGATGAAACAGCGCAGATACATCTGACCGCCAGCGAGGGATCTACGGAGCCAGCGTTTTAAAAATACGCAACCTTTATGCTTCGTGCATAGCCACTGCTTTCATGATGGCAGTAAGGTTTGGCTCAGCTTCCGCGGCTGCAGCCAGCACGTGTTCGATGGAGATCGGCTCCAGCGCATCGGGAAAGCACTCGTCGGTAACAACCGAAATGGCCATGGTGCGTAAGTTCATATGGCGTGCAACGATCACTTCGGGGACGGTACTCATCCCAACAACGTCAGCGCCAATGGCCCGCAAAAACCTGTACTCAGCTTTTGTCTCCAGGTTAGGCCCGACAACCGATACGTAGACACCCTGATGGAGTTTAATCCCGCGTGACAGCGCGATGGACTCGGCCAGGTCACGCAGCCCGGTATCGTAAGGTTCACTCATATCAGGAAAGCGTGGCCCCCAATCATCATCATTTGGCCCAACAAGCGGATTTACCCCTTGCAGGTTGATGTGATCGGTGATAAGCATCAAGTCGCCACGCTTGAAATTCGGGTTCATGCCGCCGGCAGCATTCGAAATCAGCAAGGTATTTACACCCAGCGTCCCCAATACACGAACGGGAAAGGTTACCTGTTGTGCTGAGTATCCTTCATACAGATGAAACCGGCCCTGGCATGCATAAACCGGCACATTACCGAGGCGCCCAATGATCAATTTTCCTTGATGACTTTCTACCGTGGAAACAGGAAAATGGGGAATTTCGCCATAGTCGAGCACGTGCTCCACTTCAATTTCTTTGGCTAATGCCCCAAGTCCGGTGCCAAGAATGATACCGATGGAAGGGTTTAAAGCTGATACGGAGCTAATGGTTTTGGCAGCGCCTTCAACCTCTGCGCGATAACGTGCTGCCTGTTCAGGCAGAGACACATTCTCCTCTGGCATGTATTTCTTGGGGGTATGTATGCTATTAGATTAATCCAGGTCGTTCAAGATGCGGCGGATTTTCTCAATTTCTTCCGGCGTTGCAGAAAGATCATCCTGATCGCTATCTGAACCAAACAAAGGTGAGGCAAAGCCACCCAGATTAGGTGTATTGGCAGGTGCCTGCTCTGGCGGCCGGTTCCCTCCTGCCGGCTTAACAACCCAACCGCCAGGAGGCGCATCAGGCTGATTGCCCGGATGCGGCTGTCCGTTTGCCGGCGTGTTATTATCTGCAAGGGAACGTTGCCAGGCTTCGTCTACTTCAGGTTCTGCCGGCTTGAAAATATCATCAGCAACGGGCTGCTGTGTGGCAGAGCTAACGGTAGATTTAATAAACTCCAGTTCGTCTGTGCTCAGGCCTTCACTCGCACTCGGTTCTGCATGACCGTTTCCATTCTGGCTTCCATGAGCAAGATCTACAGTATTGCCGGTTACTGCACGGGTTGTTGCGCCGGTGAACGTATCGTTCACGGTCAAGTCTTCTTCAAACGAAGTCTCCTCTTCATCCACGGGCAAATCAACAACCGGGTTTTCGGGGTGATGTACCGGGACGGCGTGCGACTGATAAGAAGCGCGGATATTAACTTCATTACTGCGGCCGTGCAGTTGCCGGCTATCAGCAGCATCAAGGCGAACAAAGCCCATGGAATCCTGGCCTTCAAAGCGGGACAGCAATTCCAGTTCAGACATAAGGAAAGCACGCAGGCGCGCAACAACTTCGTCGCGCCGGCTGCCAATTTTTGAGATATCGTGCTTCAACCGCTTGTGATCTGTTGAAGCTTTTTTTCGAATTTCTTCCGAGGCACTGCGCGCTTCTTTGAGAATGATCTGCGCTTCGCGCTGCGCGTTCTCGATGGTTTTATGAGAATTGTCTCTCGCGGTCTCCAGTGCTTCCTGGAGGGCCTCTTCAATTTTACGGTAATGGTCCAACTTGTTGTCGTATTCGCGCACCTTCTGTTCGAGCCGGCGGTTTTCATCTAACAAGTTATCCCATTGATCCCCCACCATCTGAAGAAAATTATATACTTCCTGCGCGTCTACTCCACGAAATGATCGAGTAAACTCTTGCTTCTTTATGTCAAGGGGAGTCAATTTCATGATCCTTGCACCATTGGTGGCAGCCTAGTCGGACTAAAAAACGTTGGTGTTTTCCGTTGTAATATACAAAATATGCCTTTTCCAACGAAAATGTTCAATTTAACTTCGTGCGCCGAACAACGCACTGCCAACACGAACGTGGGTTGCCCCTTCCTCTATAGCAACCTCAAAATCTCCGCTCATCCCCATGGAGAGTACATCCACGGTCTTCATCTGCGGATGGGCCTGTTGCGCGTCATGCATTATGGATCGTAGCAGTTTGAACTGCGGACGCACATCTTCAGGATCGGCTGCTGGAGCGGCAAGGGTCATAAACCCACGAACTTCAAGGTTCGCATATTGCTTCAGCAGCACGAGGAATTCCGGCACGTCTGCCGGCTCCAACCCAAATTTTGAATATTCGTTTGACACATTAACCTGTACGAGGCATGGCAAGACGCGGCCCTTGTCTCCGGCACGTCGATCCATTACCTCCGCTAACCGTTGGCTATCAAGTGCATGCACAAAATCGGCACATTCTAGTACATCTTTAGCCTTGTTACGCTGAACATGGCCAATCATGTGCCAAAAAACCTCTCCACCATGCTGAACGCCTGGTAGCGCTTGAGATTTCAACTTCAACTCCTGGACACGGTTTTCACCAAAGTGTCGTATCCCTGCGTCAAAAGCTTCGCGAACAACCTCAATCGGGTACGTTTTTGTGACTGCGACAAGCTCAACTTCACTTGCATCCCGCCCTACTCGCTGGCATGCTTGCTCCATTCGGCGGAGCACGCCTGCTATTCGTTGCTGGATGGTCGATGTTGAATCGCGAGACACCGTATTGTGCATGCAGTTACCTAAGTAGATAAAAAATAACGATTAATCAGGCAATGCGTTATGCTTAACTAACTCTATCTAGGTTTGATCCCAGCAGGTTAGGAACCCCAAACCTGCGCAGGACAAGCTGCAAGGCTTTTCTTGGGGGGGCAATTTACCAACATACTTTGTGTTGACATCTTACAGTCGTCACATTTAAGCCGGCGCTGAATAGTAATTTTGGTTAAGATTCTGCGCGTAATACCTCAAGTGGCGGCCGTGCATAGATCCCGCGGCTGTTAAACATCCCCACAGCTACCGTTAGCGCGGTTACAAGCACAACAGCGGCAAGCATCGTCCCCAGTGCCGGCACAAAGACCGTATCAAAGACAAAAAATGACAGCAACCAGGCGCTTGCCAGGGCGAGCAAAATACCGGTCAGGGCAGCAAACAAGCCCAAAAACAGGTATTCGATTAGCAGAATTTTAATCACCTGCGACCGCGATGCCCCCAATGTCTTCAGCAACACGCTTTCGCTGATGCGCTGGAAGCGGCTTATCGATACCGCGCTGATCAGTACAATGACACCTGTAAGTATGCTGAACAGGGCCGTGAATTCCAGCACAAACGAGATCCGGCTATAGATCGAATCAAAAACCGTCAGGATAAGCTTCAAATCGACTGATGAAACGTTTGGATGCGCGGCCACAATGGCAGATTGCAGTTGGCCGGCCTGCTCATCGCTGTCTGATTTGGTGAGCATCACAAAGAACTGCGGCGCCTCTTCCAACACCCCTTTGGGAAACAGCACAAAGAAATTGGTCTCCATGCGCTGCCAGTCAACTTTCCGCACACTCGAAATTTGCGTTGTAATCGGCACGCCTTGCACATCCCAAACAATTTCGTCGCCCAGGGCAACATTCAGTTCGTTGGAGACATCTTCCTCGATGGATATCGGAATAACATCTGCATCCACTGCGACCTCCCCAACAAACTCCCCTTCCACGAGGGTCTCTGCATCTGAGAGATAATCACGATAACTAGAACGGTACTCGCGGCGATGGGCCCAGGAATATCTTCCGCCAGAGGTGTCAGCTTTGATCTCATCGATTGTACGCCCATTCACCTCAGCGATACGCATCGTGATGATGGGTACCCGATCGATCACGGGCATGGCACGGGCTTCCACAATATTGGTGACTGGCTCCAGTTGGTCTGGTTGGATGTCAAACAAAATCATGTTTGGCCTGTCATCTCCGCCGGCAACCTGAATTTGGTTCAGCAACGTCTGTTGTACAAGAAAGAGCGTTGCAATCAAAAACGTACCGAGCCCAAGCGACAACATCAGAATTACGGTCTGATTGTTCGGTCGAAAGAGGTTCGAAAACCCTTGTCGCCAGGGATAAGGCCACGACGACGGAAAGAATTTGCGGGAGAAAAACACGATACCTTTTGCCACAAGCGCCAGCAATCCGAAAACAACAAAAATGCCGCCGGCATAAGCCAACCCGATTTGCCACATCGGCGCTTGAGCAATCGAGAATCCAAGAATTGCCAGTCCAAGCATGCCATAAATCACATAGCGCCATCCACTTGACGTGACGGTAGCCTCAACAGATTTGCGCAACGTCAGCAAGGGAGATACGTTTTTCACCGACAACAGCGGCAACAACGCAAAAAGCAAGCTAACACCAAGCCCTACCGCCAATCCGATGAGCACAGGAATCCATTTGATACTTACGGTAACTTCAACCGGCAAAAAATCGGCAAGCAATTGGGGCAATAGCCACTGCACGCCGAGTCCGATCAGGCTCCCAAAACAGGCAGCCAGCAATCCCATCGCGGTTGCCTGTACCAGGTAAATGGCAAAAGTAGGCATGGATTGCGCACCAATGCACCGCAATACGGCTACCGTTTCGATACGCTGCTTGATGTACACGTGCACTGCACTCGCGATACCAATCCCTCCTAACAATAGTGCAATGAACCCTACAAGGTTCAGGAAGCGATACAGGTTGGTTAGCCCTTCATTCCACTCGCGCTGCATCTCTGCAATCGTATCAAAACCAACGTTTTGTGCGCGCAATCGAGGCCCGAGGCTTTCCATCATGCCTTCTACATCACGACCGTCATCAAACTTGAAATACACTTCAAAGTCAGCCAGACTCCCCCGCGTAAGCAACAAGGTGTCCATTTCTGCCAGGGGAATGTAGATCCTCGGACTGAGCATCATCATGGCTGCAGATTCCCGTGGCGTCTTGAGCAGTTCGCCGGCGATACGGTACGTACGCGTACCCACTTTAACCGAGTCACCCACAGCAACCCCAAACTGCTCAATCAATTCGCCGTCAACAAGGGCGTCAGCGTTTTCCATATAATTGGCAGCAGCTTCAGGCGGACTGGTTTCAACGGCGCCGTAATATGGAAATGCACCTTCCTGTGCGCGGATCGTTGAGAGCCGTGTGCCCCCATTCTTCGGAAAGTAAGCCATCGACGCAAATGAAACGATACGGGACTGGTCTCCGCCCAACGAGTCAATAATGGCTTCAACTTCATTGCCAAACGGCGAACGGCTTTCAATGCTCAGGTCAGCACCGAGCAGGGTCATGGCCTCTGCATCAACCGCATCTTTCAGGTTTTCCCCAAACGAACTGATGGCTACCAGCGCAGCAACGCCAAGCACCATAGACGAAATGAAGAGCAAAAGCCGGCGCCGGCTTCCCCGGCTATCGCGCCAGGCCATGCCCAGCACCCATCTAATTTTTTGCATCAGGTTCATGAAGTCGCCTCTGTTTTAAGCGAAGAACCATTGGCAACAGCACCAACACCCGTGTAACTGTCAGAAACAACAGCGCCTGCCTTCAGGCGGATCACACGCTGGGTTTGCTCAGCAAGTTCGATGTCGTGTGTTACCACTACAAGCGTTGTCCCGGCAGTTTTATTCAGGTTAAAAAGGAGCGACTCGATCGTTTCCCCGGTCTCTGCATCCAGATTCCCCGTGGGCTCGTCAGCAAAAAGGATGCTTGGCTTATTGATGAATGCTCGCGCAAGGCCGATGCGTTGCTGCTCGCCACCCGAAAGCTGCGCAGGATAATGTGATGCTCGATCAGCCAGCCCTACGCTTTCCAACAATTGCATGCCCCGCGGCCGCACACCAGTATCCCCTCGTAGTTCAGCCGGCACCATGATATTTTCGAGTGCGGTAAGTGTGGGAATCAACTGAAAAGATTGAAAAACAAATCCAACATGCTTGTTGCGCACGCCGGCCCGTTCATCTTCTGATAACGCCTGTAAGTCGATGCCGCACAGTTTCACCCGGCCCGCACTTGGCGCATCAAGGCCGGCACTCAATCCGAGCAGCGTTGTCTTACCGCTTCCGGAAGGGCCAACAATGGCACAGGTTTCGCCTTCATTCAGTGTAAAGGACACGTCAGCCAGTACGGTGAGTTGTGTGTCGCCACTTGGATAGGTTTTGGTTAAATTCTCAACTTCGAGGATTGGTGAGGTCGGCATATTTATGATTTAATTATGGCGTACGCTGGATTCCAGATCAGCAAGAGAAACAGGCAATTAAGAAACCTGGTGTGTAGTATTCTGGTTGAGAAAGCGCAACCTTGCTTTGAGATCCCGCATGATGTCTAAATCTGTTCGAATTTTAGCCTTTATCTTCCTGCTGGTCACCAGTATATCAGCTTGCCAGCAATCCGAAGCGCCTGTAACCGGCAGCGCAGCGGAAGCGGCAGATGTTACACCACCCGCCAACCCCACGGCTTCAGATGCTTCTGATACACCCGAGAACGTATCTACAACCAAATCTATCCTGATATTTGGCGATAGCATAACCGCCGGCTACGGACTGTCAACTGAAGAGGCCTTCCCTGCGCTTATCCAGGAAAAGCTTGATGCCCGTGGCTGGGCATTTACCGTGATAAACGGCGGATTATCGGGCGATACTTCTGCAGGTGGACTGCGCCGCATCAAGTGGATGCTGCGGACCCCGGTTGATGTGTTTGTCCTCGAACTCGGTGGCAATGATGGATTACGCGGTACCCCTCCTGAGGCAACCCGTCAAAACTTGCAGGCCATCATCAACGAAGTAAAAGCAGCCAACAGTGAGACAAAAATCATCCTCGCCGGCATGCAGATTCCGCCCAACCTCGGGCAAGAATACACGGAAGCCTTCAAGGACGTTTTCCCCGATATCGCAGAAGCCAACGATGCAGTATTAATCCCATTTTTACTGG from the Bacteroidota bacterium genome contains:
- a CDS encoding FtsX-like permease family protein, which gives rise to MQKIRWVLGMAWRDSRGSRRRLLLFISSMVLGVAALVAISSFGENLKDAVDAEAMTLLGADLSIESRSPFGNEVEAIIDSLGGDQSRIVSFASMAYFPKNGGTRLSTIRAQEGAFPYYGAVETSPPEAAANYMENADALVDGELIEQFGVAVGDSVKVGTRTYRIAGELLKTPRESAAMMMLSPRIYIPLAEMDTLLLTRGSLADFEVYFKFDDGRDVEGMMESLGPRLRAQNVGFDTIAEMQREWNEGLTNLYRFLNLVGFIALLLGGIGIASAVHVYIKQRIETVAVLRCIGAQSMPTFAIYLVQATAMGLLAACFGSLIGLGVQWLLPQLLADFLPVEVTVSIKWIPVLIGLAVGLGVSLLFALLPLLSVKNVSPLLTLRKSVEATVTSSGWRYVIYGMLGLAILGFSIAQAPMWQIGLAYAGGIFVVFGLLALVAKGIVFFSRKFFPSSWPYPWRQGFSNLFRPNNQTVILMLSLGLGTFLIATLFLVQQTLLNQIQVAGGDDRPNMILFDIQPDQLEPVTNIVEARAMPVIDRVPIITMRIAEVNGRTIDEIKADTSGGRYSWAHRREYRSSYRDYLSDAETLVEGEFVGEVAVDADVIPISIEEDVSNELNVALGDEIVWDVQGVPITTQISSVRKVDWQRMETNFFVLFPKGVLEEAPQFFVMLTKSDSDEQAGQLQSAIVAAHPNVSSVDLKLILTVFDSIYSRISFVLEFTALFSILTGVIVLISAVSISRFQRISESVLLKTLGASRSQVIKILLIEYLFLGLFAALTGILLALASAWLLSFFVFDTVFVPALGTMLAAVVLVTALTVAVGMFNSRGIYARPPLEVLRAES
- a CDS encoding ABC transporter ATP-binding protein encodes the protein MPTSPILEVENLTKTYPSGDTQLTVLADVSFTLNEGETCAIVGPSGSGKTTLLGLSAGLDAPSAGRVKLCGIDLQALSEDERAGVRNKHVGFVFQSFQLIPTLTALENIMVPAELRGDTGVRPRGMQLLESVGLADRASHYPAQLSGGEQQRIGLARAFINKPSILFADEPTGNLDAETGETIESLLFNLNKTAGTTLVVVTHDIELAEQTQRVIRLKAGAVVSDSYTGVGAVANGSSLKTEATS
- a CDS encoding arylesterase, with the protein product MMSKSVRILAFIFLLVTSISACQQSEAPVTGSAAEAADVTPPANPTASDASDTPENVSTTKSILIFGDSITAGYGLSTEEAFPALIQEKLDARGWAFTVINGGLSGDTSAGGLRRIKWMLRTPVDVFVLELGGNDGLRGTPPEATRQNLQAIINEVKAANSETKIILAGMQIPPNLGQEYTEAFKDVFPDIAEANDAVLIPFLLDRVGGIPELNLPDGIHPTAEGHKLVAENVWEILEPLLMEMVSR
- a CDS encoding four helix bundle protein, translated to MFGDEIWDENEWEAFLRKDDDRIERYMKLLNRFLSDHPLPKTENDQDNQAWRDAFKAYLIQHGLPFEEFEAGQFQADNEEQEEHSPIPFDLPTEDLIMEEDREAFESLQQIPVYQLAYDLTTYVLSWSDGLPGETKDSVLVQFCSSIMQVTANIAKGHGMGYDLEVLGGNIACLKRGIKAANTALDLLREMKGRRYFTPAAYADLYERTYEVRNSVGLHIQDLRDRFNLGID
- a CDS encoding YggS family pyridoxal phosphate-dependent enzyme, encoding MHNTVSRDSTSTIQQRIAGVLRRMEQACQRVGRDASEVELVAVTKTYPIEVVREAFDAGIRHFGENRVQELKLKSQALPGVQHGGEVFWHMIGHVQRNKAKDVLECADFVHALDSQRLAEVMDRRAGDKGRVLPCLVQVNVSNEYSKFGLEPADVPEFLVLLKQYANLEVRGFMTLAAPAADPEDVRPQFKLLRSIMHDAQQAHPQMKTVDVLSMGMSGDFEVAIEEGATHVRVGSALFGARS
- a CDS encoding DivIVA domain-containing protein; this translates as MKLTPLDIKKQEFTRSFRGVDAQEVYNFLQMVGDQWDNLLDENRRLEQKVREYDNKLDHYRKIEEALQEALETARDNSHKTIENAQREAQIILKEARSASEEIRKKASTDHKRLKHDISKIGSRRDEVVARLRAFLMSELELLSRFEGQDSMGFVRLDAADSRQLHGRSNEVNIRASYQSHAVPVHHPENPVVDLPVDEEETSFEEDLTVNDTFTGATTRAVTGNTVDLAHGSQNGNGHAEPSASEGLSTDELEFIKSTVSSATQQPVADDIFKPAEPEVDEAWQRSLADNNTPANGQPHPGNQPDAPPGGWVVKPAGGNRPPEQAPANTPNLGGFASPLFGSDSDQDDLSATPEEIEKIRRILNDLD
- a CDS encoding purine-nucleoside phosphorylase → MPEENVSLPEQAARYRAEVEGAAKTISSVSALNPSIGIILGTGLGALAKEIEVEHVLDYGEIPHFPVSTVESHQGKLIIGRLGNVPVYACQGRFHLYEGYSAQQVTFPVRVLGTLGVNTLLISNAAGGMNPNFKRGDLMLITDHINLQGVNPLVGPNDDDWGPRFPDMSEPYDTGLRDLAESIALSRGIKLHQGVYVSVVGPNLETKAEYRFLRAIGADVVGMSTVPEVIVARHMNLRTMAISVVTDECFPDALEPISIEHVLAAAAEAEPNLTAIMKAVAMHEA